One part of the Alistipes onderdonkii genome encodes these proteins:
- a CDS encoding GumC family protein produces MADQNINPHLQNDENENGSGLTLHDLLQMVLANWYWFALSVLICLGVAYYYLASTPKIYSRTATILVKDSRKGGDMELGAFSDLVGFQNRRNVDNEVYILQSHRLMSEVVKRLHLTVNYSVRDGLRTLDLYGRSPIEVDFIDDDNQRLSLEVTELEDGRIKLADFDDKYLTKQEKRRVIRAQYGDTIPTPLGQMVVHKTPFMDSTYVDRPITVTKSSPMVTTNAYRATVKSDVANKQASIVTISMNSSVPKRAEDVINTLIAVYEEDAIADKRQVSVVTNAFIKERMLAIGRELDVVDSEIEGIKKSNQMIDITSEATRSITESSKFKVEGLSIENQISVANYIRDYLDDPSHAGDLIPMVASLTNNGIVAQITEYNDAILRRQKLLENSSERNPVIQDMDNVLAAVRRSIIASLNSHVSTLEIQLSNMRKEEALANHRISTMPSQEKVLLDIMRQQKIKEELFLYLLNKQEETQLNYAVAESNSRTIDQAYGSPRPVSPRSMIILGISLLAGLAIPFGIIYLIGMLDTTIRGRKDIEENISAPFLGDIPFLEGENKGGIVVRETGRDALSEAFRILRSNMTFMNVSSGKEIKCVLFTSSDPHAGKTFVAMNLAMTLAMAGKRIVLIDLDLRRHALSTTLGRSNSKKGITSYLAGTITDIGELITPMEIHKNLDVICAGIQPPNPTEMLLSDRLDKLVAELRESYDYVFIDSTPAMSVADAVITDRLADLCIYIVREGVLDRRQLPDIERLYREKKFRNMCVVLNGTRTRRHGYGYGYGYGYGYGYGYGYGYDDYKETSYRKRLKIFFSKIGRKIRNKK; encoded by the coding sequence ATGGCAGATCAAAATATCAATCCGCACCTGCAGAACGACGAGAACGAAAACGGCAGCGGCCTCACGCTGCACGACCTGTTACAGATGGTTCTGGCCAACTGGTACTGGTTCGCCTTGTCGGTGCTCATCTGCCTCGGCGTGGCCTATTACTACCTGGCCAGCACCCCGAAGATATACAGCCGTACGGCCACCATCCTCGTAAAGGACAGCCGCAAGGGCGGCGACATGGAGCTGGGCGCTTTCAGCGACCTGGTAGGTTTCCAGAACCGCCGCAACGTCGACAACGAGGTCTACATCCTCCAGTCGCACAGGCTGATGTCGGAGGTGGTGAAGCGCCTCCACCTGACGGTCAACTATTCCGTACGGGACGGGCTGCGGACGCTCGACCTCTACGGCCGCTCGCCCATCGAGGTCGATTTCATCGACGACGACAACCAGCGCCTTTCGCTGGAGGTGACCGAACTCGAGGACGGCCGGATCAAGCTGGCGGACTTCGACGACAAGTACCTCACCAAGCAGGAGAAGCGCAGGGTCATCCGCGCCCAGTACGGCGACACGATCCCCACCCCGCTGGGGCAGATGGTCGTACACAAGACGCCGTTCATGGACTCGACCTACGTGGACAGGCCCATCACCGTCACCAAGAGTTCGCCGATGGTCACGACGAACGCCTACCGCGCCACCGTGAAGAGCGACGTGGCCAACAAGCAGGCGTCGATCGTCACCATCTCGATGAACAGTTCCGTACCCAAGCGTGCCGAGGACGTGATCAACACGCTGATCGCCGTGTACGAAGAGGACGCCATCGCCGACAAGCGGCAGGTATCGGTCGTGACCAACGCCTTTATCAAGGAGCGTATGCTGGCCATCGGACGGGAACTGGACGTCGTGGACAGCGAAATCGAGGGGATCAAGAAGAGCAACCAGATGATCGACATCACCTCGGAGGCTACCCGATCCATTACCGAGAGCAGCAAATTCAAGGTCGAAGGGCTTTCGATCGAAAACCAGATCAGCGTCGCCAACTACATCCGCGACTACCTCGACGACCCGTCGCACGCGGGGGATCTGATCCCGATGGTCGCCTCGCTGACCAACAACGGGATCGTCGCCCAGATCACCGAATATAACGACGCCATCCTGCGCCGCCAGAAACTGCTCGAAAACAGTTCGGAACGCAACCCCGTGATCCAGGACATGGACAACGTGCTGGCTGCCGTGCGCCGCTCGATCATCGCTTCGCTCAACTCGCACGTCTCGACGCTCGAAATACAGCTTTCGAACATGCGCAAGGAGGAGGCGCTGGCCAATCACCGCATATCCACCATGCCGTCGCAGGAGAAAGTCCTGTTAGACATCATGCGCCAGCAGAAGATCAAGGAGGAGCTGTTCCTCTACCTGCTCAACAAACAGGAGGAGACGCAGCTCAACTATGCCGTCGCCGAAAGCAATTCGCGTACGATCGACCAGGCATACGGCAGCCCCAGGCCCGTGTCGCCCCGTTCGATGATCATCCTGGGCATCAGCCTGCTGGCCGGCCTGGCGATCCCCTTCGGCATCATCTACCTGATCGGCATGCTCGACACGACCATCCGCGGCCGCAAGGACATCGAAGAGAACATCAGCGCCCCGTTCCTGGGGGACATCCCCTTCCTCGAAGGAGAGAACAAGGGCGGCATCGTCGTCCGGGAAACCGGACGCGACGCATTGTCCGAGGCTTTCCGCATCCTGCGTTCGAACATGACCTTCATGAACGTATCGTCGGGCAAGGAAATCAAGTGCGTGCTCTTCACGTCGTCCGACCCCCATGCGGGTAAGACGTTCGTGGCGATGAACCTGGCGATGACGCTCGCCATGGCCGGGAAGCGGATCGTACTGATCGACCTCGACCTGCGCCGCCACGCGCTCTCCACGACGCTGGGCCGCAGCAACAGCAAGAAAGGCATCACGAGCTACCTGGCCGGGACGATCACCGACATCGGCGAACTGATCACGCCGATGGAGATACACAAAAACCTCGACGTGATCTGCGCCGGCATCCAGCCGCCCAACCCCACGGAGATGCTGCTTTCGGATCGCCTGGACAAGCTGGTCGCCGAGCTGCGGGAGAGCTACGACTATGTATTCATCGACAGCACCCCGGCCATGTCGGTAGCCGACGCGGTCATCACCGACCGGCTGGCAGACCTCTGTATCTATATCGTACGCGAAGGCGTGCTCGACCGCCGGCAGCTGCCCGACATCGAACGGCTTTACCGCGAGAAGAAATTCCGCAACATGTGCGTCGTACTCAACGGCACGCGCACCCGCCGCCACGGATACGGTTACGGCTATGGGTACGGATATGGCTACGGGTACGGATACGGGTATGGATACGACGATTACAAGGAGACCAGCTACCGCAAGCGCCTGAAAATTTTCTTCAGCAAAATCGGACGTAAAATAAGGAACAAGAAATAA
- the rseP gene encoding RIP metalloprotease RseP yields MDIIIKIIQFFLCFTILVGIHELGHFLMARVFRIRVDKFYIFFDLWFSIFKFKRGDTEYGLGWLPLGGYCKIAGMIDESMDKEQMQQPPKPDEFRTKPAWQRFLVMIAGVVMNVLLAIVIYCGVCYTWGDNYFSNEDAKWGYNFNEAGHKLGFEDGDKFVTIDGEPVDDINKILNSLLITEGERKVVVERGGKHVELTLPLDELIEMRQAKGYEDLFTLRVPFLIDSAVYESAAALRRGDEIVAIDDARGLEYSGYQQYLKTRAGGEVTLTVKREGDRLLQIAVPVSDQGKLGVIARNPYTLRTQEYTFWQSIPAGIEKAGKVISSYWEQLKMIVQPKTKMYEELGGFIAIGSIFPGDWNWEDFWLKTAFLSIILAVMNILPIPGLDGGHAIFTFWEMVTGRKVSDKVLEGAQYVGLVIILFLLLYANGNDIYRFFIK; encoded by the coding sequence ATGGATATAATCATCAAGATCATTCAGTTTTTCCTCTGCTTCACCATCCTGGTGGGCATTCACGAATTGGGGCACTTCCTTATGGCGCGGGTTTTCAGGATCCGCGTCGACAAGTTCTATATCTTCTTCGACCTGTGGTTTTCGATCTTCAAGTTCAAGCGCGGCGACACCGAGTACGGGCTGGGCTGGCTGCCGCTGGGCGGATACTGCAAGATCGCCGGCATGATCGACGAGTCGATGGACAAGGAGCAGATGCAACAGCCCCCCAAGCCCGACGAATTCCGCACCAAACCCGCATGGCAGCGTTTTCTGGTGATGATCGCGGGCGTGGTGATGAACGTCCTGCTGGCGATCGTCATCTACTGCGGCGTCTGCTACACGTGGGGCGACAACTACTTCTCGAACGAGGACGCCAAATGGGGTTACAACTTCAACGAGGCGGGGCACAAGCTCGGCTTCGAGGACGGCGACAAGTTCGTGACCATCGACGGCGAACCGGTCGACGACATCAACAAGATACTCAATTCGCTGCTCATCACCGAAGGCGAGCGGAAGGTCGTCGTCGAGCGCGGCGGGAAGCACGTGGAGCTGACGTTGCCGCTGGACGAGCTGATCGAGATGCGCCAGGCCAAAGGTTACGAAGACCTCTTTACGCTGCGTGTGCCATTCCTGATCGACAGCGCGGTGTACGAATCGGCGGCGGCGCTCAGGCGCGGCGACGAGATCGTGGCCATCGACGATGCACGGGGGCTGGAATACTCCGGCTACCAGCAATACCTCAAGACCCGGGCGGGCGGGGAAGTGACCCTGACGGTGAAACGCGAAGGCGACAGGCTGCTGCAGATCGCCGTCCCGGTGTCCGACCAGGGCAAGCTGGGCGTGATAGCACGCAACCCCTATACGCTGCGCACACAGGAGTACACCTTCTGGCAGTCGATCCCGGCAGGCATCGAAAAGGCCGGGAAAGTCATTTCGTCCTACTGGGAACAGTTGAAGATGATCGTGCAGCCCAAGACCAAGATGTACGAGGAGCTGGGCGGGTTCATCGCCATCGGCAGTATTTTCCCCGGGGACTGGAACTGGGAGGATTTCTGGTTGAAGACGGCATTCCTGTCGATCATCCTCGCGGTGATGAACATCCTGCCCATACCGGGCCTGGACGGCGGGCATGCGATCTTCACGTTCTGGGAGATGGTCACGGGACGCAAGGTGAGCGACAAGGTGCTGGAAGGCGCGCAGTACGTCGGGCTGGTCATCATCCTGTTCCTGCTGCTGTACGCCAACGGAAACGACATATACAGGTTCTTTATCAAGTAG
- the radA gene encoding DNA repair protein RadA produces the protein MAKVKKAFFCKNCGFEAPKWLGRCPSCGEWNTFTEEIIARESGSVAANAAGPLPAAKPQRVGDIRESEHRRIDVGNGEVNRVLGGGMVPGSLILVGGEPGIGKSTLSLQIALAANGLKTLYVSGEESAEQIKMRAGRIGIGNDECLIYPETLLENIVRQIGEHRPDLVVIDSIQTIYTDLLDSSAGSVSQIRECAATLLKYAKSTGTSIFIIGHITKDGSIAGPKILEHIVDVVLQFEGDSNNIYRILRGIKNRFGATFEIGVFEMLDSGLRSVDNPSEILLTHYEEPLSGIAVGASADGVRPYLIEVQALVSGAAYGTPQRSTTGYDTKRMNMLLAVLEKRVGMKMFQKDVFLNFAGGFKVADPGLDLAVVAAVISSYYDRPVAEGVCCAGEIGLSGEVRPAPRTEQRISEAARLGFKRIVVSGYLGKGAKRPKGIEVVTINSVDQLPRALFVE, from the coding sequence ATGGCAAAAGTCAAAAAGGCCTTTTTCTGCAAGAATTGCGGGTTCGAAGCTCCCAAATGGCTGGGGCGCTGCCCCTCGTGCGGCGAGTGGAACACCTTTACGGAGGAGATCATAGCCCGCGAAAGCGGTTCCGTGGCGGCCAATGCCGCAGGGCCGCTGCCCGCGGCGAAACCCCAGCGCGTAGGCGACATCCGCGAAAGCGAACACCGCCGCATAGACGTGGGCAACGGCGAGGTGAACCGTGTGCTGGGCGGCGGGATGGTGCCGGGGTCGCTGATCCTCGTGGGCGGGGAGCCGGGCATCGGCAAGTCGACCCTCTCGCTGCAGATCGCACTGGCGGCGAACGGGCTGAAAACGCTCTATGTCTCGGGCGAGGAGTCGGCCGAGCAGATCAAGATGCGCGCGGGGAGGATCGGAATCGGCAACGACGAATGCCTGATCTATCCCGAGACGCTGCTCGAAAATATCGTCAGGCAGATCGGCGAACACAGGCCCGACCTGGTGGTGATCGATTCGATACAGACCATCTATACCGACCTGCTGGACTCGTCGGCGGGAAGCGTGTCGCAGATACGCGAATGCGCCGCGACGCTGCTCAAGTATGCCAAGTCGACCGGGACGTCGATCTTCATCATCGGCCACATCACCAAGGACGGAAGCATCGCCGGGCCCAAGATCCTGGAACACATCGTCGACGTCGTCCTGCAATTCGAAGGCGACAGCAACAATATCTACCGCATCCTGCGCGGCATAAAGAACCGTTTCGGCGCGACGTTCGAAATCGGGGTGTTCGAGATGCTGGACAGCGGCCTGCGGAGCGTGGACAACCCGTCCGAGATCCTGCTGACGCACTACGAGGAGCCGCTGAGCGGCATCGCCGTGGGCGCTTCGGCCGACGGCGTGCGCCCCTACCTGATCGAGGTGCAGGCACTGGTGAGCGGCGCGGCATACGGTACGCCCCAGCGTTCGACGACGGGCTACGACACCAAGCGCATGAACATGCTGCTGGCCGTGCTGGAAAAACGCGTGGGAATGAAGATGTTCCAGAAGGACGTCTTCCTGAATTTCGCCGGCGGGTTCAAGGTCGCCGACCCGGGATTAGACCTGGCAGTGGTCGCGGCGGTGATCTCGTCGTACTACGACCGCCCCGTCGCCGAGGGGGTCTGCTGCGCGGGCGAGATCGGGCTTTCGGGCGAAGTGCGCCCGGCGCCCCGCACCGAGCAGCGCATCAGCGAGGCCGCGCGCCTGGGATTCAAACGCATCGTCGTATCGGGGTATCTGGGCAAGGGCGCCAAACGCCCCAAGGGGATCGAGGTCGTGACGATAAACAGCGTAGACCAACTGCCACGGGCGCTTTTTGTGGAATAG
- a CDS encoding lactate utilization protein: MKLANCAEALRRHHFEVETVKDTTEAFAVLKAIAERERPEIVSFGDSETMHATGIIGWLRGDGRWKLLDGFDPAMSYPERLEIRRQALMSDLFITGVNAISMEGSLHWLDKVGNRIAPVAFGPRKVVIVAGRNKIVADRAEAEERIRTIAAPQNVARHPGFRTPCARTGVCSDCNSPDRVCNTRMEMLRCWPAGRVLVVLIDQELGL, translated from the coding sequence ATGAAACTGGCAAACTGCGCCGAAGCATTACGGCGACACCATTTTGAGGTTGAAACGGTGAAGGACACCACCGAGGCGTTCGCGGTGCTGAAAGCCATCGCGGAGCGGGAACGGCCGGAAATAGTATCGTTCGGCGACTCGGAAACGATGCACGCCACGGGCATCATCGGGTGGCTGCGCGGCGACGGACGCTGGAAGCTGCTCGACGGGTTCGACCCCGCGATGAGCTATCCCGAACGGTTGGAGATACGCCGGCAGGCGCTGATGTCCGACCTCTTCATCACGGGGGTCAACGCCATCAGCATGGAAGGCTCGCTCCACTGGCTCGACAAGGTGGGCAACCGCATCGCCCCGGTGGCGTTCGGGCCCCGCAAGGTGGTCATCGTGGCCGGACGCAACAAGATCGTCGCCGACCGTGCCGAGGCCGAGGAGCGCATCCGCACGATCGCCGCACCGCAAAACGTCGCACGGCACCCGGGATTCCGCACGCCGTGCGCCCGGACGGGCGTATGCTCGGACTGCAACTCGCCCGACCGCGTGTGCAACACGCGTATGGAGATGCTGCGGTGCTGGCCCGCAGGGCGCGTGCTGGTCGTGCTGATAGACCAGGAACTGGGACTTTGA
- a CDS encoding NAD-dependent epimerase/dehydratase family protein translates to MQKRIVVLGGVGFIGTHLCLRLLEEGHEVFCVDIRDAVNSPLLRGVLQHPLFRYVHHNIINGFSIRCDEIYNLASPSRVRYNKALPVETLRVSVLGAINALDTARTEHARVVFASAGNIYGIGQRDPASEPGNCCSTHYILCEGKRAAEALHRAYHSEYDVDTRIARIFNTYGSGADPMDQRVVIKMVVAALQNRDIVVNGSGEQLRTFCWVEDLVEGLVRLMEAPPSAGAVRTVNLGSNHEIAIRALAEKIVALTGSRSRIVHTAARADDARRRTPDISAARRELGWVPRTPLAEGLRRTISYAEKELADKAYAGVTWAEMN, encoded by the coding sequence ATGCAAAAACGAATAGTCGTTCTCGGCGGGGTGGGTTTTATCGGCACGCACCTCTGCCTGCGCCTTCTGGAGGAAGGGCACGAGGTTTTCTGCGTCGATATCCGCGATGCGGTCAACTCGCCCCTGCTGCGGGGCGTATTGCAGCACCCCCTGTTCCGGTATGTACACCACAATATCATCAACGGGTTCAGTATCCGCTGCGACGAGATATACAACCTCGCGTCGCCGTCGCGCGTGCGCTACAACAAGGCGCTCCCGGTGGAGACGCTCCGCGTGAGCGTGCTGGGCGCCATAAACGCGCTCGACACAGCACGCACCGAACATGCGCGGGTGGTCTTCGCCTCGGCGGGAAACATCTACGGCATCGGGCAGCGCGACCCGGCGAGCGAACCGGGCAACTGCTGCTCGACGCACTACATCCTCTGCGAAGGCAAGCGCGCCGCCGAGGCACTGCACAGGGCATACCACAGCGAATACGACGTCGACACGCGCATTGCCCGCATATTCAACACCTACGGCAGCGGCGCCGACCCGATGGATCAGCGCGTGGTGATAAAGATGGTCGTGGCGGCCTTGCAGAACCGCGACATCGTCGTCAACGGCAGCGGGGAGCAGCTACGCACGTTCTGCTGGGTCGAAGACCTCGTGGAGGGGCTCGTCAGGCTGATGGAAGCACCGCCGTCGGCCGGGGCGGTGCGCACGGTGAACCTGGGCAGCAACCATGAAATCGCCATCCGGGCGCTGGCGGAGAAGATCGTGGCCCTGACGGGAAGCCGCTCGCGGATCGTGCACACGGCGGCACGGGCCGACGACGCAAGGCGGCGCACGCCCGACATCTCGGCAGCACGCAGGGAGCTGGGCTGGGTGCCCCGTACACCGCTCGCGGAAGGGCTGCGCCGCACGATCAGCTATGCGGAAAAGGAGTTGGCGGACAAGGCCTACGCCGGGGTAACATGGGCAGAGATGAACTGA
- a CDS encoding murein hydrolase activator EnvC family protein — protein sequence MRFFKSIRAWWRGLFRKRRFNMLNATDNSEEWHMHLSPASIFAAFLSFVLLLFILILSLVAYSPILELLPGYRTEADRSRESLVQNIIRLDSMERMMNDMLTYNQHIALIMEGKTPVARTLATSDSTRTSKVLVMPSPEDSILRAQMEGDGPYAIAGRSGGSRRSVREAIELAKPVEGIITDRFDIRNGNFGVRIAAAASDRITAIDNGTVVLSLWTPETGYMVELQHANNLLSVYKGLSQSLVTTGQTIRAGEMVGYNAEAEEGEVRLFEFELWNNGKPVDPEGYIVF from the coding sequence ATGAGATTTTTCAAATCCATACGGGCATGGTGGCGCGGGCTTTTCCGCAAACGCCGTTTCAACATGCTCAATGCCACGGACAACAGCGAGGAGTGGCACATGCACCTCTCGCCGGCCAGCATCTTCGCGGCCTTCCTGTCGTTCGTGCTGCTGCTGTTCATCCTCATCCTGTCGCTGGTGGCCTACTCCCCGATCCTGGAACTGCTGCCGGGATACCGCACCGAGGCAGACCGTTCGCGCGAAAGCCTCGTGCAGAACATCATCCGGCTCGACTCGATGGAGCGCATGATGAACGACATGCTCACCTACAACCAGCATATCGCGCTGATCATGGAGGGCAAAACCCCCGTGGCGCGCACGCTCGCCACGTCGGACAGTACCCGCACCAGCAAGGTGCTGGTGATGCCCTCGCCCGAGGACTCGATCCTGCGGGCGCAGATGGAGGGCGACGGCCCGTACGCCATCGCGGGCCGCAGCGGCGGGTCGCGGCGTTCGGTACGCGAGGCGATCGAGCTGGCCAAACCCGTGGAGGGGATCATCACCGACCGCTTCGACATCCGCAACGGCAATTTCGGGGTACGCATCGCGGCGGCGGCCAGCGACCGCATCACGGCCATCGACAACGGCACGGTGGTGCTGAGCCTCTGGACGCCCGAGACGGGTTACATGGTCGAGCTGCAGCATGCAAACAACCTCCTCTCGGTCTACAAGGGGCTTTCGCAGTCGCTCGTCACCACGGGGCAGACCATCCGCGCGGGCGAGATGGTCGGCTACAACGCCGAGGCGGAAGAGGGCGAGGTGCGGCTTTTCGAATTCGAACTCTGGAACAACGGCAAGCCCGTAGACCCAGAAGGGTACATCGTATTCTGA
- a CDS encoding nucleotidyltransferase family protein — MVKPTLLVLAAGMGSRYGSLKQMDGVGPNNEAIIDYSVYDAIRAGFGKVVFVIRHSFEKEFREVFSAERFGGRIAVEFVFQELDYLPQGAAVPEGRVKPWGTNHAVMMAADAIREPFAVINADDFYGAEAYKTIGDYLSQLGESRNRYCMVAYDLDKTLSDNGTVSRGVCGVDAAGNLTSMVERTQIERMPDGRIVFHDGGADEVLAGDTPVSMNLFGFTPDFFTYSREYFKTWLAGNKENLKAEFYIPTMVNKLIGEGTASLRVLRSAAQWHGVTYKEDKPALVASIEKMIAEGKYPRNLWA, encoded by the coding sequence ATGGTAAAACCTACATTACTCGTCCTCGCCGCAGGTATGGGCTCCCGTTACGGTTCGCTCAAGCAGATGGACGGAGTCGGCCCCAACAACGAGGCCATCATAGATTATTCGGTCTACGACGCCATCCGCGCCGGTTTCGGCAAGGTCGTTTTCGTCATCCGCCACTCTTTCGAAAAGGAGTTCCGCGAAGTCTTCTCCGCGGAGCGTTTCGGCGGCCGCATCGCCGTGGAGTTCGTGTTCCAGGAGTTGGACTACCTGCCCCAGGGGGCTGCTGTTCCCGAAGGGCGCGTCAAGCCGTGGGGCACCAACCACGCCGTGATGATGGCGGCCGACGCCATCCGCGAACCCTTCGCCGTGATCAATGCCGACGACTTCTACGGTGCCGAAGCCTACAAGACCATCGGGGACTACCTTTCGCAGTTGGGCGAGAGCCGGAACCGCTACTGCATGGTCGCCTACGACCTCGACAAGACCCTTTCGGACAACGGTACCGTTTCGCGCGGCGTCTGCGGTGTGGATGCTGCGGGCAACCTCACCTCGATGGTCGAGCGCACGCAGATCGAACGCATGCCCGACGGCAGGATCGTCTTCCACGACGGCGGCGCCGACGAAGTATTGGCCGGGGACACGCCGGTGTCGATGAACCTCTTTGGCTTCACCCCCGATTTCTTTACCTATTCCAGGGAGTATTTCAAGACGTGGCTCGCCGGGAACAAGGAGAACCTCAAAGCCGAGTTCTACATCCCGACGATGGTCAACAAACTCATCGGCGAAGGCACGGCCTCGTTGCGTGTGCTCCGCTCGGCGGCGCAGTGGCACGGCGTCACCTACAAGGAGGACAAACCCGCGCTGGTGGCCTCGATCGAGAAGATGATCGCCGAGGGCAAATATCCCCGCAACCTCTGGGCATAA
- the dxr gene encoding 1-deoxy-D-xylulose-5-phosphate reductoisomerase has translation MKQRLAILGSTGSIGVQTLDIVRENPALFEVRVLTANRNWQRLAAQAREFDADTAVIADERYYGQLRDALAGTDVKVYAGEDAVAQVAAGGDTDVVVNALVGYAGLAPTVAALGAGKKLALANKESLVVGGEYVMRLAAEKRAPILPIDSEHSAIFQCLAGEQSPIRRLIITCSGGAFRDLPCEKLADVTVEQALRHPQWEMGAKITIDSSTLVNKGFEVIEAHWLFGTPVEKITVLLHPQSIVHSMVEFEDGAIKAQLGTPDMRMPISFALMYPRRATRPGERFDFMAHPQLTFAGVDRAKYPALEIACECLRRRGTAACTMNGANEVAVAAFLGRKCAWLDIVRAIEYALGRASFAAAPTLGDYAEANDEARRLAAEYLAL, from the coding sequence ATGAAACAACGACTTGCAATACTGGGTTCGACGGGCTCGATCGGCGTGCAGACGCTCGACATCGTGCGTGAGAACCCCGCCTTATTCGAAGTGCGCGTGCTGACGGCCAACCGCAACTGGCAGCGGCTCGCGGCACAGGCACGGGAATTCGACGCGGACACGGCGGTCATCGCCGACGAACGCTATTACGGGCAGCTGCGCGATGCGCTGGCCGGCACCGACGTGAAGGTTTACGCCGGAGAGGATGCCGTGGCCCAGGTCGCGGCGGGCGGCGATACGGACGTGGTGGTCAACGCGCTGGTAGGCTACGCCGGGCTGGCGCCGACGGTGGCCGCGCTCGGCGCCGGGAAGAAACTGGCGCTGGCCAACAAGGAGTCGCTCGTGGTGGGCGGCGAATACGTGATGCGGCTGGCGGCCGAAAAGCGTGCCCCGATCCTGCCGATCGACTCGGAACATTCGGCCATCTTCCAGTGCCTGGCGGGCGAGCAGTCGCCCATACGGAGGCTCATCATCACGTGCAGCGGCGGCGCATTCCGCGACCTGCCGTGCGAAAAACTGGCCGATGTGACCGTGGAACAGGCGCTGCGCCACCCCCAGTGGGAGATGGGCGCAAAGATCACGATAGACTCGTCGACGCTGGTGAACAAAGGCTTCGAGGTGATCGAGGCACACTGGCTGTTCGGCACCCCGGTGGAGAAAATAACGGTGCTGCTGCACCCGCAGTCGATCGTACACTCGATGGTGGAGTTCGAGGACGGGGCGATCAAGGCACAGCTGGGCACGCCCGACATGCGTATGCCGATCAGCTTCGCGCTGATGTACCCCCGGCGGGCGACCCGCCCCGGCGAGCGGTTCGACTTCATGGCGCACCCGCAGCTGACATTCGCCGGGGTCGACCGGGCGAAATACCCGGCGCTGGAGATCGCCTGCGAGTGCCTGCGCCGCCGCGGCACGGCGGCCTGCACGATGAACGGCGCCAACGAGGTGGCCGTCGCGGCGTTCCTCGGCCGCAAGTGCGCATGGCTGGATATTGTGCGTGCCATCGAGTACGCCCTGGGGCGCGCCTCGTTCGCCGCCGCCCCCACCCTCGGGGACTACGCCGAGGCGAACGACGAGGCCCGGCGGCTGGCCGCGGAATACTTAGCGTTGTAA
- a CDS encoding polysaccharide biosynthesis/export family protein, translated as MKHYRLLVPVILALLVSSCASQKRAWYLQDANPFTPEQIAESGQIRIKPLDRLTIVVNSKDPELAVPFNSSTSLSSVTGVASYSSATNQSLQIRTVDENGMLDMPVIGKIDCKGKTRSELAQAIADKIVEGGYINDPSVNVQFADMKISVVGEVARPGHYDVTRDKISIFDALAMAGDLTIYGIRTDVAVAREVDGVRTIEYLDLTSKDLFNSPAFYIQQNDVIYVKPNKYKAQAGEISQNRNFYLSLVSTAISVATLIVTLTKVK; from the coding sequence ATGAAGCATTACCGCCTCTTAGTCCCGGTCATCCTGGCCCTGCTGGTCTCGTCATGTGCCTCGCAGAAACGTGCCTGGTACCTGCAGGACGCGAACCCCTTTACGCCTGAACAAATCGCCGAAAGCGGCCAGATCCGGATCAAACCCCTCGACCGGCTGACGATTGTGGTCAACAGCAAAGACCCCGAACTGGCAGTGCCGTTCAACTCATCGACCTCGCTGAGTTCCGTGACGGGAGTCGCCTCGTACAGTTCGGCGACCAACCAGTCGCTGCAAATCCGCACGGTGGACGAGAACGGCATGCTCGACATGCCCGTGATCGGGAAGATCGACTGCAAGGGAAAGACCCGCAGCGAACTGGCACAGGCCATCGCCGACAAGATCGTCGAGGGCGGGTATATCAACGACCCGTCGGTCAACGTGCAGTTCGCCGACATGAAGATTTCGGTCGTCGGCGAAGTAGCCCGCCCGGGGCATTACGACGTCACGCGCGACAAGATCTCGATCTTCGACGCACTGGCCATGGCCGGCGACCTGACGATCTACGGCATCCGTACGGACGTGGCCGTGGCCCGCGAAGTGGACGGCGTACGCACGATCGAATACCTCGACCTCACATCGAAAGACCTCTTCAACTCGCCGGCGTTCTACATCCAGCAGAACGACGTGATCTATGTCAAGCCCAATAAATACAAGGCACAGGCCGGTGAGATCAGCCAGAACCGCAACTTCTACCTCTCGCTCGTAAGTACGGCCATTTCGGTAGCAACGCTTATTGTAACTCTTACTAAGGTAAAGTAA